One window of Papaver somniferum cultivar HN1 chromosome 9, ASM357369v1, whole genome shotgun sequence genomic DNA carries:
- the LOC113313675 gene encoding protein JINGUBANG-like produces MVLLRKIPDLETNPKTPLLSATVINSSSSSNNSESEQSPQNSTRFEFNEDNSTNKIDRISVMPSTWKSPSSSSYKSLAILSGHIGSVSCLALCGEFVLSASQGKDIIVWQQPDLKKFAKFGHGDGSVKALVTVGNRVFTAHQDSRIRVWKVSRSSENLFKLVSTLPTTKDYLGKFMKQSNYVQIRRNHKCLWIEHADSISCLAVSNGLVYSGSWDKTLKIWRVSDLKCLESIKAHDDAINGLVAENGKVYSASADGKIKIWNTIQGTNTSHFLKRVLVGHKDVSLNSVIVCENGKFVYGGGSDGYIIGWEEDNQGDWNLVCEVKAHNMSVLCLSFMGDYICSGSADKSIGIWKREKTGGGICNVGFMNGHEGPVKCLQASLYSVGGGFLLYSGGLDRSLRVWWVPIEDEQKKKKLIDS; encoded by the coding sequence ATGGTTTTACTCAGAAAGATCCCAGATTTAGAAACTAATCCTAAAACTCCATTGCTTTCTGCAACAGTAattaacagcagcagcagcagtaacaATAGTGAATCTGAACAAAGTCCGCAGAATTCAACTCGATTCGAATTCAATGAAGATAATAGTACTaataaaattgatcgaatttcAGTGATGCCCAGTACTTGgaaatcaccatcatcatcatcgtatAAATCATTAGCAATTCTTTCAGGTCATATTGGTTCAGTTTCATGTTTAGCTCTCTGTGGTGAATTTGTATTAAGTGCTTCACAGGGTAAAGATATAATTGTATGGCAACAACCAGATTTAAAGAAATTCGCTAAATTTGGTCATGGAGATGGTTCTGTTAAAGCTCTTGTTACAGTCGGGAACCGTGTTTTCACAGCTCATCAAGATAGCAGAATTAGAGTTTGGAAAGTCTCGAGAAGTTCAGAGAATTTATTTAAACTAGTTTCAACATTACCAACTACTAAAGATTATTTAGGTAAGTTTATGAAACAGAGTAATTATGTTCAAATCAGAAGAAACCATAAATGTTTGTGGATTGAACATGCTGATTCCATTTCATGTCTAGCTGTTTCTAATGGTTTAGTCTACTCTGGTTCTTGGGATAAAACCCTTAAGATTTGGAGAGTTTCTGATTTGAAATGTTTGGAATCAATCAAAGCTCATGATGATGCTATCAATGGGTTAGTTGCAGAGAATGGTAAAGTTTATTCAGCATCAGCAGATGGGAAGATCAAAATCTGGAATACCATACAAGGAACAAATACTTCTCATTTCTTAAAAAGGGTTTTAGTTGGACATAAAGATGTTTCTTTGAATTCTGTAATTGTCTGTGAAAATGGGAAATTTGTTTATGGGGGTGGTTCAGATGGGTATATAATTGGTTGGGAAGAAGATAATCAAGGGGATTGGAATTTAGTTTGTGAAGTGAAAGCACATAATATGTCTGTTTTATGTTTAAGTTTCATGGGTGATTATATTTGCAGTGGTTCAGCTGATAAAAGCATTGGAATTTGGAAAAGAGAGAAAACTGGTGGGGGGATATGTAATGTAGGGTTCATGAATGGTCATGAAGGACCAGTTAAGTGTTTACAAGCTTCGTTATATAGTGTTGGTGGTGGCTTTTTGCTTTATAGTGGAGGTCTTGATAGAAGTTTAAGAGTTTGGTGGGTTCCTATAGAAGatgaacagaagaagaagaagctcatTGATTCTTAA
- the LOC113307621 gene encoding uncharacterized protein LOC113307621 yields MAAENKPRSNNDGNAKKRKQRYLPHNKAVKKGSYPLHPGVQGFFLTCDGGRERQASQEAINVVDTFYEELVDEDVVDKKCAVESIKPANKIIKFADTDSSSDDDDDAGNDSKSEKPEEEDANNDNQTSDDNSSAKKPRLETDEVKAEELVADDTEKKSIDVALCENIAKEKLVEAAPKCENLVSNKTEEKSIDQLIEAEIKEMGDRSKRRFVSLDTGCNGCIFVQMLKRDVGPGPAEIVQYMMTSLATSRKHMSRFILRVLPVEVTCYASEEEISKAIKPLISKYFPVEATALKFAVQYGARANTGIDRMKIINAVAKSVPEPRKVDLSNPDKTIIVEICKTLCCIGVVEKYKELSKYNLRQLTSPKP; encoded by the exons ATGGCGGCCGAAAATAAACCTCGTTCTAACAACGACGGTAATGCCAAGAAGAGGAAGCAACGTTACCTTCCTCACAAC AAAGCTGTGAAAAAGGGTTCTTACCCGTTACACCCAGGAGTTCAGGGTTTCTTCCTCACTTGTGATGGTGGAAGGGAACGACAAGCTAGTCAGGAAGCTATTAATGTCGTTGATACT TTTTATGAGGAGCTAGTTGATGAAGATGTTGTGGATAAAAAGTGTGCTGTAGAATCCATTAAGCCTGCAAACAAAATAATCAAGTTTGCTGATACTGATTCTtctagtgatgatgatgatgatgctggcAATGACAGTAAGTCAGAAAAACCTGAAGAGGAGGATGCCAATAATGATAATCAAACAAGTGATGACAACTCCTCCGCAAAAAAACCACGCCTCGAAACAGATGAAGTAAAAGCTGAAGAATTAGTGGCTGATGACACTGagaagaaatcaattgatgtCGCACTGTGTGAAAATATAGCCAAGGAGAAACTAGTTGAAGCCGCACCGAAATGCGAAAATCTAGTTTCTAATAAAACTGAAGAGAAATCGATTGATCAGCTAATTGAAGCTGAGATCAAGGAGATGGGAGACCGAAGCAAG AGGCGCTTTGTCAGCCTCGACACAGGATGTAATGGTTGTATCTTTGTGCAAATGCTCAAAAGAGATGTAGGCCCTGGACCTGCAGAGATTGTTCAGTACATGATGACATCACTTGCAACTTCAAGGAAACATATGTCAAG ATTCATATTGAGAGTTTTACCAGTTGAAGTGACATGCTATGCTTCTGAAGAGGAGATTTCAAAAGCGATTAAGCCTCTTATTTCCAAGTACTTTCCGGTTGAAGCTACTGCACTAAAG TTTGCAGTACAATATGGGGCCCGTGCAAATACTGGTATAGACAGGATGAAAATAATCAATGCGGTTGCGAAATCAGTTCCCGAGCCTCGTAAAGTTGATCTTAGCAATCCAGATAAGACCATTATAGTTGAAATCTGCAAG ACACTGTGTTGTATCGGGGTGGTTGAAAAGTACAAGGAGTTATCGAAGTACAACCTGCGACAGCTCACATCTCCGAAACCATAA